One region of Triticum aestivum cultivar Chinese Spring chromosome 6B, IWGSC CS RefSeq v2.1, whole genome shotgun sequence genomic DNA includes:
- the LOC123133553 gene encoding homeobox-leucine zipper protein ROC8-like: MDLSDNQIQILERTFKVFLYPDETQRAHLGRELGMQPQQIKFWFKNRRAQMRRCLCLKPWQATDEQVDNHLSDSENHEIDSENDEIDSENDEIHQDKFAMWVCGWRADPLK, encoded by the exons ATGGATCTAAGTGACAACCAGATTCAGATACTCGAGAG GACTTTCAAGGTGTTCCTCTACCCTGATGAGACCCAGCGCGCCCATCTCGGCCGCGAACTTGGCATGCAGCCACAGCAGATCAAATTCTGGTTCAAGAACCGCCGTGCCCAGATGAggagg TGTTTGTGCTTGAAGCCATGGCAGGCCACGGATGAGCAGGTTGACAACCATTTATCCGACTCGGAGAACCACGAGATCGACTCAGAGAACGACGAGATTGACTCAGAGAACGACGAGATCCACCAAGACAAATTCGCCATGTGGGTTTGTGGATGGAGGGCTGATCCATTGAAGTAA